The Ramlibacter algicola genome segment TGCTGCCGACCGAAGGCTCGCCCGCGATGCCCGGCGGTCAGGACGCGATCATCGAGGCCCAGATTCCTGCGCAACAATTCAGGGAGTCCGGGTTCCGCGAGGGCGAGACGCTCGTCGTCACGCCGCGCCGCGCCCGGGTGTTCGTCAAAGAGGCGGCCTGACACCGGGCCGCCGGTTCCGGAGAAAGCCCTTGTTCGACTGGCTGTTCGCGGCCCCGCGCCGCACCCTGGCCCTGGTGTTCGCCGTGTGCGTGGCGATGATGGCGTTCGCCCTGTACCTGCAGCACGTCGTCGGCCTGGAGCCGTGCCCGATGTGCATCGTGCAACGCTACGCCGTCATCCTCATCGGCGTCGTCGCCGGGCTGGCGGCGATCTTCCGCTCGCTCATCGCGTGGATGGTGGGCAGCGTGCTCGGCCTGTTCCTCGCGGGCTTCGGCGCGTTCGTCGCCGCCCGCCAGAGCTTCCTGCAGTGGTACCCGCCCGAGACCGTGTCCTGCGGTCGCGACTTCTACGGGATGATCGAGACGTTCCCGCTCAAGCGCGCCGTGCCGATGATCTTCCGCGGCAGCGGTGACTGCTCCAAGGTCGACTGGACCTTCCTCGGCGGCTCTATCGCCAACTGGTCGTTCGTCGCGTTCGTCGGCTTCGCGTTGGTGTTCCTGCTGCTGCTGGTGCGCATGGCCGGCCGGCGCGGCGCGGCGCGCGCGGCCGCCTAGGCCGGCACCTTCGCCTGCGCGAGCAGCTCGCGCACTTCCTCGTCCTCGGCCTGCGGGAAATCGCGGTACCAGAGGCTCACGGCCCGGAATGGTTCGGGCATCGCGACGCACACCACTTCGTCCGCAACGCCGGTGAGTTGGCGGCACGACGATCGCGCCCCCACGGGCACCGCCACCCCCAGCATCGAAGGCGCCTGCCGTCGCACCGCTCGTGCCGCGGCCAGCATCGTCGCCCCGGTCGCGAGGCCATCGTCCACGATCAGCACGGGACGCCCCGCGATGGCCGCGCGCGGCCGGTCGCCGCGGTACAGGCGTTCGCGCCGCGCAAGTTCCGCGCTTTCCCGATCGACGATCTCGCGCAGGGTCGCCGCCGGCAGCGACGCCGCTTCGGGCTGCAGCACCTCGATGCCGCCGCTGGCCAGCGCGCCGACCGCGTATTCGGGTTGCCAGGGCAGGCCGAGCTTGCGCACCACCAGCACGTCGAGCACCGCATCGAGCGCCGCGGCGACGGGTGCGGCGACAGCGACGCCGCCGCGCGGCAGCGCCAGCACGAGCAGGCCAGGGCGGTCCCGCCAGTGCGCGAGGTGTCCGGCCAGGACCTCGCCCGCGTGGCGACGGTCACGGTACGGCAGGTCGGGCGCGGCGGGGTCCACGCGGCCAGACTACGCCGCCGGCAACGGATGGCAAGCGCGGCCGTTGGCCGCACCGCTGCGCGCCTATTCCGGCGAGATCCCGGCGTCGCGGATCGTCTTGCCCCACTTGTCCGCCTCGGCCTTCTGGAACGCGGCGAACGTCTGCGGGGTGGTGGGGATGAACTTCGCGCCTTCGGCCTCCATGCGCTTTTGCATCTCGGGCGTCTGCATGATCTTCTGCACTTCGGCATTGATCTTGTTGACGACCTCGGCCGGGGTGCCGGCGGGCGCAAACAGGCCGATCCAGTTGCTCACGTCGAAGCCGGCAAGCGTGTCCGCCACGGGGGGCAGGTCGGGCAGCGCCCGAGTCCGGGCCGAGCCCAGCACGGCCAGCGCGCGCAGCTTGCCCGCCTTCACGTGGGGCAGCACGGTCGGCATGGTGGCGAAAGCCATCGTCGCCTGCCCGCCGATCACGTCGAGGATGGCCGGCGAGTTGCCCTTGTAGGGCACGTGGATGACGCTGACCTTCGCGAGCGACTTGAACAGCTCCCCCGCGAGATGGCTCGTCGTCCCCAGGCCGCCCGAGGCGTACGAGAGCTTGCCCGACTGCGCTTTCGAGTACGCGACCAGCTCCGCCACGTTCTTCGCGGGCACGGACGGGTTCACCACGAGCAGCCCTTCGGCGTCGAGCACGTGCGCGATCGGCGTGAAATCCTTGATCGGGTCGAACGGCATGTTCTTGACCAGGAAGGGGTTCACCGCGTGCGTGCCGATGTTGCCCATCACCAGCGTGTAGCCGTCGGGCGGCGACTTCGCAACCAGGTCGGCGCCGATGTTGCCGCCGGCACCGGTCTTGTTCTCCACGACCACGGGTTGCCCCCAGGCGTCGCCCAGCTTCAGCGCGATGGCACGCGCGAACGAGTCGGCAATGCCGGCCACGGCGAAGGGCACCACGATGCGGATCGGCTTGTTCGGATACGCCTGCTGGGCGTGGGCGGGCAGAACGGCGGCCGCGGCGCCCGCGCACGCCAGGGCGATGAAAGTCTTCCTGCGCATGTCTCGTCTCCTGTCTGGTTGACCTACTGCATGGCGTCGCGGAACAACGCCTCGAAATCCGCCCGCGAGAGCGGACGCGGGTTCGTGGCCGTGGAATGGTCCTTGAGGGCGCCCTCGACCATCCGCGGGATCATGGCTTCGGTCACCCCGAGCTCGCGCAGCGAGCGGGGCAGGCCCAGCGTCGCGTTGAGCGACTCGATGAACTGCGCGAGATCGCCGCCAGCGGGGACACCGATGGCGCGTTCGAGTGCCTCCATCTTGCCGGCCGCGTGCGAGCGGTTGAAGCGCAGTACCGCCGGGAGGATCACCGCATTGAGCGTGCCGTGGTGCAGCACCGGCTCCTTGATGCCGCCCAGCGGGTGCGACATCGAGTGCACGGCGCCCAGGCCCTTCTGGAACGTGAGGCCGCCTTGCAGGGACGCCATCATCATGTTCCAGCGCGCATCCCGGTCGCTGCCGTCGGCGAAGGCGCGCGGCAGCCATCGCGCCGCACGCGTGGCGCCGTCGAGCGCGATCGCGTCGGCCGGCGGGTTGACGCGTGGGGACAGGAAGGTCTCGATGCAATGCGTCAGAGCGTCCATCCCGGTCGCCGCGGTGAGGCCGCGCGGCAGGCCCAGCGTGAGGTCGGGGTCGCACAGCGCGATGCGCGGGATGACGTGCGGGCTGATGAAGCCCAGCTTGCGGCCGTCACGCAGCGTGAGCAGCGCGCCTCTGCCCACCTCGCTGCCCGTGCCGGCGGTGGTCGGGATGGCGATCACCGGCGCCATCTTCGCCGTGATGCGCGGGATGCCACCGAGGATGGCGGCGTACTGCTCCAGCGGGCCATCGTGCGTGCCCATGAGGGCCGCGCCCTTGCCCAGGTCGATCGGTGAGCCGCCGCCGACCGCGATCACGCCATCACAGCGTGACTGGCGGAAGATCGCGGCGGCCGCCATCACGGCGTCCTCGTCGGGGTTCTGCGGCGTGCGGTCGTACACCACCGGCTCCAGCGGCCCCAGCACGTCGAGCACGCGCGCGAACACGGGGCCTCGCGCGAGACCGGGGTCGGTGACCACCAGTGGGCGCTGCATGCCGCCCGCGCGCGCCAGTTCGGCGGCTTTGGCCACCGCGCCGAAGTCGAATTCGATGGTCGTCAGGTAGTTGATCGTGGCCATGGGGTCATGGGGATTCGGGTTCGACAGGTTGTGCCGCGACGCGTTCGAGCCGCCTGATCGCAGGCAGCTCGATGAGCTTGCCTTCGTAGACCAGGGGACGTGTCGGGTCCACGCGGAATTGCGCCACGATGGCCCGCGCCCTGCGGATCTCCCGGGCCGTCGGCGTGAAGGCCTCGCGGATCACCGGGACCTGGCTGGCGTGCTTGGCGCAGCGGCCGGTCATGCCCAGCGCCTTCACACGCGCGCAGGATTCGCGCAGGCCGGCCAGGTCGGCGACGTCCGCATACGGCGAATCGATCACCTGGATGCCGGCCATCGCGCCAGCGTGCACGACGCGCGAGCGCGCATACAGCAGCGGCTCCCACGCCATCTCGCAGCCCAGCGCCGTCGACAGGTCGAAGCCACCGAAGTACAGCGCCTTCAGCGCGGGGTGCGCACGCGCGATGGCTGCGCTGTGCTCCAGTCCCTCGCACGTCTCGATGATGGCGTAGAGGTCGAGCACCCGCCCGTCCTGCACACACATCGAGGCGGGGACCTGCACGTCCTGCGGTGCCACGACCTTGGGCAGCATGAGCCCGGTGATGCGCGGCGCGTGCGCCAGCAGGGCCCGCAGGTCCGCGGGGCCGTCGTCCTCGAGCATGCCGTTGACGCGCGCGATGAGCTGCACGCCATCGGGAAGCCGCACATCGCGGGTGGCAGCGATGGCGGCGTCCCGCGCCTCGGCCTTGCGTTCCGGCGGCACCGCATCCTCGAGATCGATGCAGACGATGTCCGCCCCGCTGGCCAGGGCGGCGGGCAGGTCCTGCAGCGCGAGTCCGCCGACGAAGAGCGTCGCGCGCCGTGGCTGGTGGAGGGCCATGGCCGCTTACTGGTCCTTCTTGAGCATGTTGTCGTAGTTGACGCGCTCGTGCATCTCGACGGGGTCGGCACCGGCCCGGATCTCGGCGATCACGCGGTCTTCGGTGGCCTTCACCTTCTGCGCGAACGCCAGCACCTCGGTGAGCTTCTCCTGGGGGACGACGACGGTGCCGTTGTCGTCGGCGACGATCCAGTCGCCGGGACGCACGCGGACGCCGCCCAGGCGGACTTCGATGCCGTGGCCGGCGCAGGAGGAGCGGCCGCGCACCGACTGCTGCGCGATGCCGCGCGCATACACGGGCAGGCCGTACTGCTTGTACTCGTCGACGTCGCGAACGACGGCGTCAGTGACCGCGCCGACGAACCCGTGGTGCTTGGCGGTGGCGCCGGCGACGCCGCCGACGGCGTTGACGGTCGGGTTCTCCGAACCGTCGACGACGAGGATCGAGCCCATGCCTGCGCCTTTCATGATGGCGCGCAGCGTGCCGAGCACGGTGGATTCCTCGGCCTTGCCGGCCGGGACGAGCTTCAGCGTTGCCGCGGGGCCGGCGATGCGCACGGGGACGGAGATCGGCAGGATGCCTTGCGGCGCGCCTTCGAGGCCCAGGCGGTCGAGCGCATCGGAAATGTTGGACACGGAAACGGCGAGGAACTGGCTGGCAAGGCGGGCATCTGCGGGCATGGAGGCTCCAGAGGGATGGATGACGACAAAGGCGAGACACGATCCTAGGGTGCGGCCATAATCAAGGCTAGTTAATCTTTGTTGAGTGGCACTCAAGCTTTGCTTATGACCGTACGCAACCTCGACATGGACGTGCTGCGCTCGTTCGTCGCGCTGGCGGAGAACGGCACGCTCGCGTCCGCCGCCGATCGCGTGGCGCGCACGCAGGCCGCACTGAGCCTGCAGATGCGCAAGCTGGAAACGCAGATCGGGCAGCCGCTCTTCCGGCCGGACTCACGCAAGCTGGTGCTCAACGAGGCCGGCCAGCAAGTCCTGGGGTATGCGCGCCGCATCCTCGCCCTCAACGACGAGGTGCAGGACGTGCTGCGGCAATCCGAGGTGGCAGGCAAGCTCGTGTTCGGCGCGTCGCAGGATTTCGGCGAGGCCTGGCTGCCGCCGGTGCTCGCACAGTTCCGCAAGGCGCATCCGTCGGTGGCGATGGAGATCCGCGTCGATGGCGGCACGCGGCTGGTGGCGGCGGTCGAAGCGGGCGAGGTGGACATGGCGCTGGCCCTGGGCCTGGGCGACCGCGAGAACGCGATCACCATCGGCCATCTCCCCCTGGTGTGGATCGCGCACCGCGACTTCGAATGGGACCGCGACGAGCCACTGCCGCTCGCGCTGTTCACGTCGCCCTGCCGCTTCCGCAACAAGGGCGTGGCGGCGCTCGATGCCGCCGGCATTCCGTGGCATGTCGCGCTGACGAGTCCCGGCCTGCAAGGCGTCTGGGCGGCCGTCAAC includes the following:
- a CDS encoding disulfide bond formation protein B is translated as MFDWLFAAPRRTLALVFAVCVAMMAFALYLQHVVGLEPCPMCIVQRYAVILIGVVAGLAAIFRSLIAWMVGSVLGLFLAGFGAFVAARQSFLQWYPPETVSCGRDFYGMIETFPLKRAVPMIFRGSGDCSKVDWTFLGGSIANWSFVAFVGFALVFLLLLVRMAGRRGAARAAA
- a CDS encoding phosphoribosyltransferase family protein, giving the protein MDPAAPDLPYRDRRHAGEVLAGHLAHWRDRPGLLVLALPRGGVAVAAPVAAALDAVLDVLVVRKLGLPWQPEYAVGALASGGIEVLQPEAASLPAATLREIVDRESAELARRERLYRGDRPRAAIAGRPVLIVDDGLATGATMLAAARAVRRQAPSMLGVAVPVGARSSCRQLTGVADEVVCVAMPEPFRAVSLWYRDFPQAEDEEVRELLAQAKVPA
- a CDS encoding Bug family tripartite tricarboxylate transporter substrate binding protein, with the protein product MRRKTFIALACAGAAAAVLPAHAQQAYPNKPIRIVVPFAVAGIADSFARAIALKLGDAWGQPVVVENKTGAGGNIGADLVAKSPPDGYTLVMGNIGTHAVNPFLVKNMPFDPIKDFTPIAHVLDAEGLLVVNPSVPAKNVAELVAYSKAQSGKLSYASGGLGTTSHLAGELFKSLAKVSVIHVPYKGNSPAILDVIGGQATMAFATMPTVLPHVKAGKLRALAVLGSARTRALPDLPPVADTLAGFDVSNWIGLFAPAGTPAEVVNKINAEVQKIMQTPEMQKRMEAEGAKFIPTTPQTFAAFQKAEADKWGKTIRDAGISPE
- a CDS encoding iron-containing alcohol dehydrogenase; the encoded protein is MATINYLTTIEFDFGAVAKAAELARAGGMQRPLVVTDPGLARGPVFARVLDVLGPLEPVVYDRTPQNPDEDAVMAAAAIFRQSRCDGVIAVGGGSPIDLGKGAALMGTHDGPLEQYAAILGGIPRITAKMAPVIAIPTTAGTGSEVGRGALLTLRDGRKLGFISPHVIPRIALCDPDLTLGLPRGLTAATGMDALTHCIETFLSPRVNPPADAIALDGATRAARWLPRAFADGSDRDARWNMMMASLQGGLTFQKGLGAVHSMSHPLGGIKEPVLHHGTLNAVILPAVLRFNRSHAAGKMEALERAIGVPAGGDLAQFIESLNATLGLPRSLRELGVTEAMIPRMVEGALKDHSTATNPRPLSRADFEALFRDAMQ
- a CDS encoding HpcH/HpaI aldolase/citrate lyase family protein — encoded protein: MALHQPRRATLFVGGLALQDLPAALASGADIVCIDLEDAVPPERKAEARDAAIAATRDVRLPDGVQLIARVNGMLEDDGPADLRALLAHAPRITGLMLPKVVAPQDVQVPASMCVQDGRVLDLYAIIETCEGLEHSAAIARAHPALKALYFGGFDLSTALGCEMAWEPLLYARSRVVHAGAMAGIQVIDSPYADVADLAGLRESCARVKALGMTGRCAKHASQVPVIREAFTPTAREIRRARAIVAQFRVDPTRPLVYEGKLIELPAIRRLERVAAQPVEPESP
- a CDS encoding RraA family protein — encoded protein: MPADARLASQFLAVSVSNISDALDRLGLEGAPQGILPISVPVRIAGPAATLKLVPAGKAEESTVLGTLRAIMKGAGMGSILVVDGSENPTVNAVGGVAGATAKHHGFVGAVTDAVVRDVDEYKQYGLPVYARGIAQQSVRGRSSCAGHGIEVRLGGVRVRPGDWIVADDNGTVVVPQEKLTEVLAFAQKVKATEDRVIAEIRAGADPVEMHERVNYDNMLKKDQ
- a CDS encoding LysR substrate-binding domain-containing protein, producing the protein MTVRNLDMDVLRSFVALAENGTLASAADRVARTQAALSLQMRKLETQIGQPLFRPDSRKLVLNEAGQQVLGYARRILALNDEVQDVLRQSEVAGKLVFGASQDFGEAWLPPVLAQFRKAHPSVAMEIRVDGGTRLVAAVEAGEVDMALALGLGDRENAITIGHLPLVWIAHRDFEWDRDEPLPLALFTSPCRFRNKGVAALDAAGIPWHVALTSPGLQGVWAAVNAGLGITVRTPEGLLPELEVADRKLGLPNLGRVDVSLHIGRHAHTPAVLTLADLLRKRLSHRILELEARTPRAAISRKGGAPFRVLNRSLPAVKTA